One window of Magallana gigas chromosome 2, xbMagGiga1.1, whole genome shotgun sequence genomic DNA carries:
- the LOC105331199 gene encoding uncharacterized protein, giving the protein MGGGFSHHLSDLEETNIEDIAAKPSNDGICDGKSQAADDSLNHEESDDENEDEFSSIDVRDYIDQFPFENLVFEGGGIKGLSYLGAIKLLDEIGLRKKIKRCAGTSIGSISALVAVLGFNDEELDEISRKNLGSFLDVGKWSIIYNVFQYLGWQNFTSFYDYIGTLVEKKLGNKDATFRDLYEKTGRELCVVVTNLTVLHEEYFHPKTTPNIPIRLAIRMSVAIPGLIQPVKCTVNGQTGLYCDGAVIMNYPISCFDGWWLSMKSEDSFLQRLHPLEDLPKILDRRNKFARDEKTADKTLGFLVFNNDDETNNYNSVVARRNKHKVTYPNTTLARKALERKKTTVRLGIEHKSTKEAISKFLELAGKYDIDCSNTITKDELTEVFKDETFTAGQKNILFGENATMEDAMKMMDKDSDGNISFSEIVDYCSRKGFALANYGILGSEKQQINSLKDLTQAFFATVVLNADQIGFSSEDLPRTVGIHTHYVNTTDFDVETEDIKFIMEEGYKTTSAFLKNFAATKLKPKLS; this is encoded by the exons ATGGGAGGAGGGTTTTCCCATCACCTGTCTGATTTAGAAGAAACCAACATTGAAGATATTGCAGCGAAACCAAGCAATGATGGAATCTGTGATGGGAAGAGTCAAGCAGCTGACGATTCTTTAAATCATG AAGAAAGTGATGATGAGAACGAAGACGAATTTTCGTCAATCGACGTTCGTGATTACATAGACCAGTTTCCGTTTGAAAATCTTGTATTTGAGGGAGGCGGAATTAAAGGACTGAGCTACCTCGGAGCGATTAAG CTTTTGGATGAGATTGGTTTGAGAAAGAAGATCAAAAGGTGCGCCGGAACAAGCATTGGCTCTATTTCAGCTCTTGTTGCAGTGCTAGGGTTCAACGACGAGGAATTAGACGAAATCTCCAGGAAGAATCTCGGTTCATTTCTCG atGTCGGGAAATGGAGTATCATTTATAATGTGTTTCAATATTTGGGCTGGCAAAACTTTACCTCTTTTTATGATTATATTGGAACGTTAGTGGAAAAGAAACTTGGCAACAAAGATGCTACTTTTCGAGAT CTCTATGAAAAGACGGGAAGGGAATTATGCGTTGTAGTTACCAACTTAACGGTACTACACGAGGAGTACTTTCATCCGAAGACAACTCCAAATATTCCAATCCGGCTAGCCATCCGGATGTCAGTCGCAATACCAG GCTTGATTCAACCAGTGAAATGTACGGTAAATGGACAGACCGGTCTGTACTGTGACGGGGCAGTCATCATGAACTACCCAATCTCCTGCTTTGACG GATGGTGGTTGTCGATGAAAAGTGAAGACTCTTTTCTCCAAAGGCTACATCCTTTAGAAGATTTACCCAAAATCTTGGACAGGAGAAACAAGTTTGCGAGAGACGAAAAAACAGCAGATAAAACGCTTGGTTTTCTTGTG ttcAACAACGATGACGAGACGAACAACTATAATTCGGTAGTAGCACGCAGAAATAAGCACAAAGTGACGTATCCAAATACTACGCTGGCAAG GAAAGCCTTAGAGAGGAAAAAAACCACCGTAAGGCTGGGAATAGAACATAAGTCTACTAAAGAGGCTATCAGTAAATTCTTGGAG TTAGCAGGAAAGTATGACATTGACTGCAGTAACACCATCACCAAAGATGAATTGACAGAAGTTTTCAAAGAT GAAACATTCACTGCTGgacaaaaaaatatactgtttggAGAAAATGCCACAATGGAAGACGCAATGAAAATGATGGATAAAGATAGCGATGGAAAT ATAAGCTTCAGCGAGATCGTCGATTATTGCAGTCGCAAAGGATTTGCATTAGCAAACTATGGCATATTAGGATCAGAAAAGCAACAGATCAATTCGTTAAAGGACTTGACTCAAGCTTTTTTCGCAACGGTAGTTTTAAACGCAGACCAGATAGGATTCAGt TCTGAAGATCTACCCAGGACAGTCGGCATCCATACACATTATGTAAACACGACTGATTTTGATGTGGAAACAGaagatataaaatttattatggAG
- the LOC105331877 gene encoding uncharacterized protein — MITMSSLACCDPYYTEYTCKDTCIKCCPDTCYSCCRKYYSHIVMVFAIAMSIFGIVDLILGGKLAIVCPENDALYSSLMLAQGVISMIEGVMIFYSIGRAHDYSLFRSGLPTFQYAFVTYALTSFFYITSLTLSGVQVAATGGGMAKTNCSDYHGYIVWRFVFNILVPVSPIALVLSIVAIGIACTILLACLSGAERSENRNN, encoded by the exons ATGATAACTATGTCGAGTTTAGCCTGCTGTGACCCTTATTACACCGAATACACTTGCAAGGACACGTGTATAAAATGTTGTCCGGACACCTGTTACAGTTGCTGCCGAAAGTACTACTCCCATATTGTTATGG TCTTTGCCATCGCGATGTCAATTTTTGGCATTGTTGACCTCATTTTAG GAGGAAAGCTGGCTATTGTATGTCCAGAGAACGATGCTCTCTACTCTTCTCTAATGTTGGCCCAGGGTGTCATCTCAATGATTGAAGGCGTCATGATCTTCTACAGCATTGGGCGTGCGCACGATTACAGTCTCTTCCGGTCCGGACTTCCGACATTCCAATATGCTTTTGTGACGTATGCTCTGACATCATTTTTCTACATCACTTCCCTGACACTCAGTGGCGTGCAAGTCGCAG CAACCGGAGGAGGGATGGCAAAAACCAACTGTTCCGATTACCACGGCTACATTGTCTGGAGGTTTGTCTTCAACATCCTGGTCCCTGTGTCCCCTATAGCACTGGTGTTATCCATCGTGGCTATTGGTATTGCGTGCACTATTCTACTTGCCTGTCTTAGTGGTGCAGAGAGATcagaaaatagaaataattaa